Genomic DNA from Pseudodesulfovibrio senegalensis:
AAAGGTATAGGGCTTGCTGTCGTCAAACATGGACACCGCCGTGTTGCAGGGTTCTCCGGAGTTTCCATTAGGTAACAGGACGGCCCGTTTTTCTCAACTGCGCCGACCCCTTGCGTTGCAAGGCTGTTGCGTGGCAGTTTGTGCACGGAGGGATTTGCATGAATCGTCCGTCATTGGCTCGCCTGTTTTTCACCTTTTTGCGTCTCGGCACCACCGCGTTCGGCGGTCCGGCCATGATTCCCTTCATGCGTCGCGAGGCCGTGGACCGGTTCGGGTGGCTCAGTGAAAAGACCTTCGGGTTCGGCATGGCCGTGACACAGATGGTTCCCGGGGCAACCGCCATGCAGATGGCCGCCTACGTGGGTATGCGTTCGCGCGGGGCGCTCGGCGCCGTGGCCGCGTATGCCGGGTTTTCCCTGCCCGCGTTTCTGCTCATGCTCGGCCTGTCCTTTTTGTATTTCACCACAGGCAACGTGGCGTGGATCACCAGCATGTTCGGCGGTATGCAGGCCGTTGTGGTGGCGCTCATCCTGCACGCTTCCGTGAATTTTTCGCGCCGGTATCTGACCGGAATCATGGAACGGATGCTGGCGCTGGGAACCGCGCTGTGGCTGTTTTACGGCCATAATCCCATCATTGCGCTGGTGGCTGTCTGTGTTGTGGCCGTTTTCGTTTTTCGCGGTCAGGCGGATGCCGGGGCAGCCCTGTCCCAGGAAGAGGCGCCCTGCAACCATGTGGGCGCCGCCGTGATTCTGGCCGTGCTGACCGGGACGGGCCTCGGGTTGCTGTTCTGGTTTGCGCCGCAGCTGGGGGACATCGCCGCCCTGATGCTCAAGATCGATCTGTTCGCATTCGGCGGGGGCTATGTTTCCGTGCCGCTCATGCTGCACGAGGTGGTGGAGGCGCGCGGCTGGATGGATGCCTCCATGTTCATGGACGGCATCGCATTGGGCCAGATCACGCCCGGTCCCATCGTCATGACCGCCACCTTCGTGGGCTATGCAGTGCGCGGCCTTGTGGGCGCGTTCGTGGCCACGGTGGCCGTGTTCACGCCTTCCCTGTTCATTCTTCTGGCCAGCACACCGCTTTACGGACGGCTGGCGTCTTCCGGGGTTGCGCGTCGCGCGCTCAGGGGCAGCCTTGTTTCCCTTGTGGGGCTGATGGCTGCCGTTGCCGGGCGTTTCCTGCTGGAAACCCATTGGAATTCCGTGAGCGTTTTCATTGCCGCTGCCGCGTTCATGGCCTTGCGCCTGCGGTTGAACGTGCTGCTCGTGGTCGCTGCCGGGGCAGTGCTGGCCGCACTTCTTTCCTGATCCCTTCCATTTCGTATTCCCCCTTTTCGGGACGTATTTTTTCACCAATTAATTATAATGGTTTGACACTATCTTGCGCTCTCAGTAATAAATATAATTAGAAATATTTCTATACTTCCCGGTGAAGGCGGTTTTCCGCCGTGGGGGATGGGAAGCGAAAAAAAAAGCGAGGTAGTATGTCCCGATTCATGAAAATGCCATTTCAAACCAAGCTGATGGTCGGTACCATCGGGGTCGTGGCCCTGGCCATCGTGGTCATGGCTTCGGTAACGCAGGTTCAGGTCAAGAATTCGTTGATCGAAATGGGCGAAACCAACATGCAGTCCTTTGCGGACAGCATGTATCAGCTCATGGAGATGCAGCAGTCCCTGTTGGCGGACAAGGTCAAGACCGACCTGAACATCATGGACGCGGAAATTGAAAAGTACGGGGCGCCGTATCTCAATACGGGCAATACCATTACCACGCAGATCACCAACCAGGTCACCAAGAAGACGGAAACCGTGACCATTCCGACAATGCAGTTCGGCGGGTATGTGATCAACGGGAACTATGATCTGGTGGACAAGGTGCAAAAGCAGGTGGGCGGGACCACCACCATTTTCCAGGTCTTGCCCGGAAAGCTGCTGCGCATATCCACCAACGTGCTCAAGCTGGACGGCAAGCGCGCTGTTGGAACCTATATCCCCTCGGACAGCGTGGTCTACAAGACCGTGACTTCCGGCGAGACCTATTACGGCATCGCCTATGTGGTCAACGCCTGGTACCAGACCGCGTACAAGCCCATCAAGGATTCCTTCGGCAAGGTCGTGGGCGTCATCTACGTGGGCCGCAAGATCCTGACCCCGGCGTTCCGCAAGGCGGTTGAATCCGCGAAGATCGGTGGTTCCGGCTACGGGTTCATCTTCAATGGCGCAGGCAAGCTCATGCTGCATCCGACCATCGAGGGCAAGAGCCTTGAGGAGTATCCTTTCTGGCCGGAATTCGAAAAGCAGAAGAACGGTCTGGTGAAATATGAATTCAAGGGCGAGCACAAGGAAGTTTTCCTGCGTTATTTCAAGCCGTGGGGATGGTCATTCGGTTTTGCCCTGACCCAGGGTGAAGTTTTCCACGGCGTGGACAGGAAATTGCTTGTCTCCAATGCGCTGGTGGCGTTCGGAGCCATTGCCGCGGTGATCATCGTGCTTCTGCTGCTCATTCGAGTGGTCACCCGTCCGCTCAAGACGCTTTCCGATTTCACCGGCGAAGTGGCCCAGGGCAATTTCAATGCCGAGATAGCATACGAGGCCAGAGACGCCATCGGCGACACCATCGACTCGGTGCGGGCCATGATTCTGGAGCTCAAGACAAAACTCGGTTTTTCCGAAGGTCTGCTCAACAACCTGACCTATCCGTGCGTTGTTGTGGACCTGGAGGAAAACATCACCTTCGTGAACCAGCACGAGCTTGACCTGTTGCAGAAGTCGGGTCAGCCCAAGGACTACATCGGCATGAAGTTCGCGCAGTTCCTGTACGGCGACCCCAACCGGGAAACCCAGCTGGGCGTTTGCATTCGTGAACGCAGTGTGATCGTGGGGCAGGAAACCCGGGGCAAGGGCGAACAGGGCCGCGAATACGATATCCTCGTGGATACGGCCGTGCTGGAAGACATGGACGGCCATGTTATCGGCGCGTTCACCATCATTACGGATACCACCCAGATCAAGGAAAGCGAGCGGGTAGCCATGGAACAGCGCGAGCGCATCATGGGCGCGGCTCGTGACGCCGACGCCATTGCCGAACAGCTTTCCTCGGCGGCCGAAGAGCTTTCCGCGCAGGTGGAACAGTCCACCCGCGGCACGCAGGTGCAGCAGGAACGTGCAGGCGAGACCGCCACGGCCATGGAAGAAATGAACGCCACGGTGCTGGAAGTGGCCCGCAACGCTGCGGACGCCTCCACCAATGCCGACGAGACAAAGGAAAAGGCCGTGGAAGCCTCCGGGCTCGTGGAAGAGGTTATCGGAGCCATCGCCCAGGTGGACGCGCGTTCCGGGGAACTCAAGCAAAGCATGGCGCAGCTCGGCGAACAGACCGACAGCATCGGGGCCATCATGCAGGTCATCGAGGACATCGCCGACCAGACCAACCTGCTGGCCCTGAACGCGGCCATCGAGGCGGCGCGTGCCGGCGAGGCCGGGCGCGGATTCGCCGTGGTTGCGGACGAGGTGCGCAAGCTCGCGGAAAAGACCATGGACGCCACCGGGCAGGTGGGCAAGGCCATCACCGATATCCAGGACGGGGCGCAACGCAACGTCAAGGCCACGGACGTGGCCCGGGAGGCCGTGGGCAAGAGCACCATGCTTGCCCAGCAGTCCGGCGAGGCCATGGAAGGCATCAAGATGCTGGTGGAGCAGTCCGCGGACCAGGTGCGCAGCATTGCCACGGCAGCGGAACAGCAGTCCGCCACCAGTGAGGAAGTCAACCGGGCCACGGACGAGATCAACGTGATTTCCTCGGAAACGGCCACGGCCATGCAGCAATCGCAGGTGGCCATCGAGGCCCTTGCCAAGCTGGCTTCCGAGCTCAAGGAACTTATCACGCGGATGCAGCAATAGCTGGTTGGCGCACAACGAAAACAAGGGGCCGGGCAACCGGCCCTTTTTTGTTGGGCCGGCCGCAGCAGGGCGGTTTTTCAGGGAGAGGGGAAGCACAAGAACCTTCGCATGCGTGACCGCGGGAGCATGGCCCCTTGCTGCGTCTGCCGGGGCGTTCCGGATGCGTGCGCATGTACTTGCCCGGTCCTTTCTGGTAACTTTTGGGACATTCCAACACGAGGTGCGGCATCATGGCTTTGCGTGTTATCGAAATAGTGACCCCGCGTTCGGACAAGGACGACGTTGTCAGGTCCCTTGAGGAACACCGGACCGACGAAGGGTATGTGTTCTGGGCTTCACCCCTGGAAAGGGGCGAGGGAATTTCCTTTCGCATGATTCTCGATGTTCAGGATACCGAAAACGTACTGGACAAGTTCGAACAGCTTTTTGCGTGGACCGACAAGTACCGGATCGTCGTGTATCCGGCGGAGGCCACCATCCCCCGGTTGGACAAGCTTGCCAGCGAAGACAAGAACGAGTTCACGCCTGCCCCGAAAGAGAGCGAACCCAAGAAGAACAGGATAAGCCGGGAGGAACTCTACGCAGACGTTCTCGACACCACGCTGCTCTCCAGAAATTATGTCATTCTCGTGCTGCTGTCGTCGCTGGTGGCCATCATCGGGCTTTTGCGCGGCAACGTGGCCATCATCATCGGGGCCATGGTCCTTGCGCCGCTGCTCGGTCCGAACGTGGGGCTTTCGCTGGCAACCACGTTGGGAGACAAAAAGCTGAGCATGGAATCGCTGAAGACCATGACCGTCGGCATCGCCCTCTGTTTTTTCCTTGCGGCGGCCGCCGGGCTGTTGCTGGGAATTCCCCATGTCACGGACGAGCTCGCGGCACGAAGCGTCATTTCCTATTCGGATATCATACTCGCCATCGTGTCGGGCGCTGCGGGCATCGTCACCGTGACCCAGGGCGTGCCCACGTCGCTGGTCGGCGTGATGGTGGCCTTGTCGCTGCTGCCGCCCCTTGTGGCAAGCGGGCTTTTTTTTGGTGCCGGCATGATGCCCCATGCCCTGGGTGCGGGCATGCTTTTTCTGGCCAACGTCATCTGTCTCAACCTTGCGGGCGTCGTCACCTTCATTCTTTTCGGAATTCAGCCGCTTTCGTGGTGGGACAAGGAACAGGCCAAGAACGGGGCATGGCGTGCCGCCATCCTGTGGACCCTTCTTCTCGCGGCCCTTGTGGTCCTCATGGTGTACGAAGGACGATAGATGCGGTCGGCTGCTGCGCCATGCCGCGTTGCGCGTTCGGCCGCGGCAGGTTGCCGGAGCGTTTCTTCGTGTGCCAGCGCAGAACCGTCCCCGCCCGTGGCACAAAGGCAGGGGCGATCAGCGGCGCAACCCGGCCAGCAACCGCGCGGGCCGGAGCAACAGGTCCAGCCCGTTGTCTATGCTCGTGGCCACCATGTCCGCTGCCGCAATGGTCTGCGCGCAGGCACATTCCGTCTGCACCACGGCCACGCCCAGCGCACAATCCTTGAGCATGAGGCCGTCGTTGGCTCCGTTGCCGAAGGCCGCACAGCGCTCTGCGCCCAGTGAGCGCACGTATTTCAGCTTGGCGTGGGCTTCGTCGCCCGCGCCGATGACCGATACCCGGCAGGGCAGGCCGTTGAGTTTGTCTGCGCAGGTGCCGTGGGTGTCGGCCGTGACAACGCACACGTTCATGGTTTTGGCCAGAGCGCGGATGCGTTCGGCAACCCCGGGCAGCAACTCGCCGTCTTCGGCAATGGTGCCGTTGAAGTCCAGCACCACGTGGTCGAGGTCCAGTGTGCCGAAACCCGGGATGTCCATGCGCACGGCTATTCTCCGTCCTGTGGTGCGCCGCCGCCTGCCAGCGCGGCCAGCCCGCCCTTGAAGATGAGCTTTGTGGCCAGCTCATCGGCCTGCTCGCCCAGTTCCATGAGCTTTTCCAGAAAGTCGAGGATGGCCAGCCTGCGTTCCTCGTCCCCGTTGTCGAATTCGAATTGGCAGTCCCCGTCCTTGAAATAGGTTTCCAGTCGATTCAGGTAATCCGTATCCAGCATGATGTCCTCGCTTGTGTGCGGCCTGCGGGCCGTCAGTCGTGGTGATAGGGCATGTTGCGCATGATGGTGCCTGCCCGGTAAATCTGTTCCAGCAACACCAGCCGCGCCAGCTCGTGGGGCAGGGTCATGTCGCTGAGGCGCACGGTCTTGCGCGCCGCGTTCTTGACCTCGTCGGAGAGTCCGAACGGGCCGCCGATGACGAACGTGGGCCGCAGGTTCGGGTCGTCGGTCCATTGCTGCAGATGGGCGGCCAGCTTGCGGGAGGTCAGCCGTTCGCCGAATTCATCGAGGATGATCAGCATGTCCGAGGGGTTGGCTTTGGATATGATGCCCTTGCCCTCTACCTCGTTGCGCTGGGCCGCCGGGAGTTTGCCCGGCCCGTCCTTGATCACGCTCTGTTCCAGCTTGAAGAAGCGGGAGAGTTTTTTCCAGTAGTGCTCGCATCCTTCGCGGTAGAATTTTTCCTTGGGCTTGCCCACCCAGATGAATCCCACTGCGCGCATTTACACGTTCTCCAGCCGGGCCGAAAGCTGGCCGTTGGCGAAGTCTATGCGCACGTAGCCGCCGCCCGCGGCCATGCCGGGGTTGATGACCATGGTTTGGCCCACGATGTCGGTGCCGCCGGATTCGTGGATGTGGCCGGTGATGACCAGTTCGGGCATGGCGCGTTCGATGAAGCGGCGCACGGCCATGCTGCCCACGTGCTGCCCGTTGCCGAGCACGTCCAGTCGGCTCTGGCCCGGAGGCTCGTGAACGACCACGATGAGTTTCTCGAACCGCCCGGCCTGGGCGTGGGTCTGGTCCAGCCACTCGGCAAGGACCTCCTCATCCACTTCGCCCGGCGTGTTGAACGGGGTGGGGGTGGAATAGCCAACGCCCATGATGCCCAGCCCCGGGGCCAGTTCGTGGACGCGGCAGTGCAGGTCGATGCCTTCCTCGCGCAGCAGCTCGGCCACGTCTTCGGTGTCCATGTTGCCGGGCTGGGCCAGCAGGTTGGGGTTGTGCCGACGCAGGGCGCTGAGCACGGACCGCGCCGCGGCCGGGGTGCCCCGGTTGGTGATGTCGCCGGTGATGATCACTCCCCGGGCCGTGTCCAGGTCCGGGATTTCATCAAAGATGCTTGTTGATTCGTGAATGTCGCCAAGGGCTATCCAGTGCATGTGTCCTCCTGTGCATCTGGGCTGTGCGTCCGGGCAGGATACGGGGAAACGTCCGGGCTTTCAAAATATTTTTGCCGGGATCAGAGCCAGCGGTTGCGCAAAAAGAGCATCAGCATGCCCACGGCCGTCACCCCCATGGCGCCAAGGGTTATGAAGTAGCCGTATCGCCATTTGAGTTCGGGCATGAACTCGAAGTTCATGCCGTATATTCCGGCGATGAACGTCAGCGGTATGAAGATGGTGGACACCAGCGTCAGGATCTGCATGATGCGGTTGGTCTTGAGACCGGCAAGGGATATCTGCAGTTCGATCATGCCGGCCATGATGTCTGCCAGCGCCAGAACCGAATCCCCGGTCTGGGTGGCGTGGTCGCCCACATCGCGCAGATAGGCTTCCGCCGATGGCGGCAACTCCGCCTGCGGGGCCGAGCAGAGCTCCCTGAACACCTCACGCATGGGCAGCAGGGCGTTGCGCATGACCACGGCTTCGCGCCGGAGCGTATACAGGGCGTTCAATCGTTTTTCGGTTTGCCTGTCCTGCAGGGAATCTTCCAGTTTCTGGGCCTGTTCGCTCATGGCGTGGAGCGTGGCAAAATGGTTGTCGATGATCGCGTCGATCAGGGCCACGGCCAGATAGTGCCCGCCTGCGCCTCGCATTTTGCCGCTTCCCGTGCGGATTCGTTCCATGACGCCCCGGAATCGGCGGGTGTCGGTTTCCTGAAACAGCAGGACCATGTCGTCGTTCCAGAACAGGGAAATCTGCTGCTGGCTGAGCGTGTTGGTCGGTTCGTCAAAGGACATGTCGCGCAGGATCACGAAGATGCCGTTTTCCAGCCATTCCAGTTTGGGGCGCTGGGCCGTGTTCATAACGTCTTCTAGCGTGATGGACGGTATGGATGCCACCGAGCCCATGCTGCGTATCGTGGCCGGGTCATGGACGCCGATGCAGTGCAGGAGCGTGGTGGTTCCCGGCGCAATGCGCACGTTTTCGAAAACGGCCGGCGAGGATTCCCGGATAATGCCGTCCGCATTGTAGGCCAGTTCGGAAACCACGGGGTCGAAGTCGCGCTTTTTCCCGGCGTAGATGAGGCTGCCGGGGGCGATGTCCCGCTTCAGGGTGAACCATTTCAGGGATTCAAGCATTGTTGCCTCCGGCCATGTGCACGGTGCGGGTGGGGAAGGCGAATCCTATGCCCTCGGCCTCGAATCGCCGAACAAGAGCCAGATTGATGGCCTGCTGCGTGTCCATGTAGTCGTTGTATTCCGGCGATTCCACGTAATAGACCACCTCGAAATCCAGACTGGAATCCCCGAAGCGGTGGAAGTGCACGCGGTCCAGCGTGGCCAGCGGCAGTTCGTCCACGATGGCGCGCACCATGTCCGGGATGGCCTCCAGCTTGTCCGAACCCGTGGAATAGAGAACCCCGAAGCCGAAGCATATCCTGCGCCGCCGCATGCGGCGGTAGTTTTTCACGCGCGAGCCCGTGAGGTCCGAGTTGGAGATGATGATCTGTTCGCCGTCAAGGCTGCGCAGCCGGGATGTTTTCAGCCCCGTGTGTTCCAGCGTTCCGCGCAGGTTGTCCACGATGATGAAGTCGCCGATGCGGAAGGGTTTGTCGAACAGGATGGCGAAATAGCTGAACAGGTCGCCCAGTATGGCCTGTGCCGCAAAGCCCACGGCAACGCCCGCCAGTCCGAGACCGGCCATGATGGTGCCGATCTTGACCCCGAAGTTGTCCAGTATGAAGGCCAGCCCGAGCAGCCACGCCGTGCCCTTGATGATGGGCAGGATGGCGCGCCCCCGGTGTTCGGGCAGGGTCGTGCCCTTGCGCCGCAGGTTGGTGTCCAGCGCCAGCTTGAGCGTGTCCACGGACAGGGACACCAGCAGGAACGTGAACAGGATCAGGAAGATGTTGCCCCCGGCGGATTCCACGCCTTTGCTCAAAGGCAGGGATCGGAAAAAGGCGAATGCGGCGGCCGTCCACAGGGTCCAGCGCAGCGAGGTGAGGGTCTGGTCGAGGAATTCCGGGTCAACCCGGATGCCGGAAACACGTTTCAGGCGGTTGTTCAGTATGCGGCAGAATGCGGAAACGGCCACGAGGCCGAGGATCAGCAGCACCGCGCCCACGGCAATTTCCGTGGTGTGCGGGTTGGCAAGGATCGATGACGCGGTGGTCTTCATGGTGGCAAGGAGTTTCATGCCCTTATGGATAGCACATTGCCTTGCGGAGGCAAATATCGCGGGATCAGGTCCGGGGTGCGGGAGCCACCAGAATGACCACGCGCCTGTTTTTGGCCTGGTTTTCCGGTATGGAGTTGCCCTTGTTGTCCGTGTTCGGGGCCAGCGGGCGGGTGTCGGCCAGACCGGTGACCTTGATGCGCTCGGGCGGGAAGCCGTTGGCGATCAGGAAACGGGCCACGGACGAGGCCCGGGCCGAGGAGAGTTCCCAGTTGGAGGGAAACTTGTCCGAATGGATGGGCAGGTTGTCGGAATGGCCCTCGATGGTCAGGCGGTAGTTCTGGTTGACGAGCGGCTTTGCCAGCTTGTCCAGAATGATCACGGCCCGGGAGGTCAGGGTGGCGTCCCCGGACTTGAAGAATGCGGCGCCCTTGAGGTTCACGGCCACGGCGTCCGGCCGCAGCTTCAGGGAGAGCGCCTCGGTCTCGTTGCCGATGAG
This window encodes:
- the chrA gene encoding chromate efflux transporter, whose amino-acid sequence is MNRPSLARLFFTFLRLGTTAFGGPAMIPFMRREAVDRFGWLSEKTFGFGMAVTQMVPGATAMQMAAYVGMRSRGALGAVAAYAGFSLPAFLLMLGLSFLYFTTGNVAWITSMFGGMQAVVVALILHASVNFSRRYLTGIMERMLALGTALWLFYGHNPIIALVAVCVVAVFVFRGQADAGAALSQEEAPCNHVGAAVILAVLTGTGLGLLFWFAPQLGDIAALMLKIDLFAFGGGYVSVPLMLHEVVEARGWMDASMFMDGIALGQITPGPIVMTATFVGYAVRGLVGAFVATVAVFTPSLFILLASTPLYGRLASSGVARRALRGSLVSLVGLMAAVAGRFLLETHWNSVSVFIAAAAFMALRLRLNVLLVVAAGAVLAALLS
- a CDS encoding metallophosphoesterase family protein → MHWIALGDIHESTSIFDEIPDLDTARGVIITGDITNRGTPAAARSVLSALRRHNPNLLAQPGNMDTEDVAELLREEGIDLHCRVHELAPGLGIMGVGYSTPTPFNTPGEVDEEVLAEWLDQTHAQAGRFEKLIVVVHEPPGQSRLDVLGNGQHVGSMAVRRFIERAMPELVITGHIHESGGTDIVGQTMVINPGMAAGGGYVRIDFANGQLSARLENV
- a CDS encoding methyl-accepting chemotaxis protein is translated as MKMPFQTKLMVGTIGVVALAIVVMASVTQVQVKNSLIEMGETNMQSFADSMYQLMEMQQSLLADKVKTDLNIMDAEIEKYGAPYLNTGNTITTQITNQVTKKTETVTIPTMQFGGYVINGNYDLVDKVQKQVGGTTTIFQVLPGKLLRISTNVLKLDGKRAVGTYIPSDSVVYKTVTSGETYYGIAYVVNAWYQTAYKPIKDSFGKVVGVIYVGRKILTPAFRKAVESAKIGGSGYGFIFNGAGKLMLHPTIEGKSLEEYPFWPEFEKQKNGLVKYEFKGEHKEVFLRYFKPWGWSFGFALTQGEVFHGVDRKLLVSNALVAFGAIAAVIIVLLLLIRVVTRPLKTLSDFTGEVAQGNFNAEIAYEARDAIGDTIDSVRAMILELKTKLGFSEGLLNNLTYPCVVVDLEENITFVNQHELDLLQKSGQPKDYIGMKFAQFLYGDPNRETQLGVCIRERSVIVGQETRGKGEQGREYDILVDTAVLEDMDGHVIGAFTIITDTTQIKESERVAMEQRERIMGAARDADAIAEQLSSAAEELSAQVEQSTRGTQVQQERAGETATAMEEMNATVLEVARNAADASTNADETKEKAVEASGLVEEVIGAIAQVDARSGELKQSMAQLGEQTDSIGAIMQVIEDIADQTNLLALNAAIEAARAGEAGRGFAVVADEVRKLAEKTMDATGQVGKAITDIQDGAQRNVKATDVAREAVGKSTMLAQQSGEAMEGIKMLVEQSADQVRSIATAAEQQSATSEEVNRATDEINVISSETATAMQQSQVAIEALAKLASELKELITRMQQ
- the corA gene encoding magnesium/cobalt transporter CorA, whose product is MLESLKWFTLKRDIAPGSLIYAGKKRDFDPVVSELAYNADGIIRESSPAVFENVRIAPGTTTLLHCIGVHDPATIRSMGSVASIPSITLEDVMNTAQRPKLEWLENGIFVILRDMSFDEPTNTLSQQQISLFWNDDMVLLFQETDTRRFRGVMERIRTGSGKMRGAGGHYLAVALIDAIIDNHFATLHAMSEQAQKLEDSLQDRQTEKRLNALYTLRREAVVMRNALLPMREVFRELCSAPQAELPPSAEAYLRDVGDHATQTGDSVLALADIMAGMIELQISLAGLKTNRIMQILTLVSTIFIPLTFIAGIYGMNFEFMPELKWRYGYFITLGAMGVTAVGMLMLFLRNRWL
- a CDS encoding HAD family hydrolase, whose protein sequence is MDIPGFGTLDLDHVVLDFNGTIAEDGELLPGVAERIRALAKTMNVCVVTADTHGTCADKLNGLPCRVSVIGAGDEAHAKLKYVRSLGAERCAAFGNGANDGLMLKDCALGVAVVQTECACAQTIAAADMVATSIDNGLDLLLRPARLLAGLRR
- a CDS encoding OmpA/MotB family protein, translating into MQRPFIPAPHHRKKEPSNWALSFADMMTLLLCFFVLMLTVSKVDPARYEAVSSIMAEAMKGKDAPSIREKNAPVTPEAKKKNLFELQLELAKLIGNETEALSLKLRPDAVAVNLKGAAFFKSGDATLTSRAVIILDKLAKPLVNQNYRLTIEGHSDNLPIHSDKFPSNWELSSARASSVARFLIANGFPPERIKVTGLADTRPLAPNTDNKGNSIPENQAKNRRVVILVAPAPRT
- a CDS encoding TIGR00341 family protein, encoding MALRVIEIVTPRSDKDDVVRSLEEHRTDEGYVFWASPLERGEGISFRMILDVQDTENVLDKFEQLFAWTDKYRIVVYPAEATIPRLDKLASEDKNEFTPAPKESEPKKNRISREELYADVLDTTLLSRNYVILVLLSSLVAIIGLLRGNVAIIIGAMVLAPLLGPNVGLSLATTLGDKKLSMESLKTMTVGIALCFFLAAAAGLLLGIPHVTDELAARSVISYSDIILAIVSGAAGIVTVTQGVPTSLVGVMVALSLLPPLVASGLFFGAGMMPHALGAGMLFLANVICLNLAGVVTFILFGIQPLSWWDKEQAKNGAWRAAILWTLLLAALVVLMVYEGR
- a CDS encoding 23S rRNA (pseudouridine(1915)-N(3))-methyltransferase RlmH, coding for MRAVGFIWVGKPKEKFYREGCEHYWKKLSRFFKLEQSVIKDGPGKLPAAQRNEVEGKGIISKANPSDMLIILDEFGERLTSRKLAAHLQQWTDDPNLRPTFVIGGPFGLSDEVKNAARKTVRLSDMTLPHELARLVLLEQIYRAGTIMRNMPYHHD
- a CDS encoding mechanosensitive ion channel family protein, with amino-acid sequence MKLLATMKTTASSILANPHTTEIAVGAVLLILGLVAVSAFCRILNNRLKRVSGIRVDPEFLDQTLTSLRWTLWTAAAFAFFRSLPLSKGVESAGGNIFLILFTFLLVSLSVDTLKLALDTNLRRKGTTLPEHRGRAILPIIKGTAWLLGLAFILDNFGVKIGTIMAGLGLAGVAVGFAAQAILGDLFSYFAILFDKPFRIGDFIIVDNLRGTLEHTGLKTSRLRSLDGEQIIISNSDLTGSRVKNYRRMRRRRICFGFGVLYSTGSDKLEAIPDMVRAIVDELPLATLDRVHFHRFGDSSLDFEVVYYVESPEYNDYMDTQQAINLALVRRFEAEGIGFAFPTRTVHMAGGNNA